The Vibrio kanaloae genome has a window encoding:
- a CDS encoding DUF3455 domain-containing protein: MKKQYILKALKITATSALMAMAAQSYAGTFSQDNLPSEVRVPEGNKVAMFTVAEGNITWECKVDSSNDKSAKWVFAGPRAILSDNKGNHLVSYFGPPATWESLDGSSITGKQLAVSPSDKGSIPMQLVKANESMRSGTLKDVTYIQRINLKGGAAPMTGCTMDKLGHKVVVNYSGEYLFWKQK; the protein is encoded by the coding sequence GTGAAAAAACAATACATATTGAAAGCATTAAAAATCACCGCAACATCAGCTCTAATGGCTATGGCTGCTCAATCCTATGCTGGTACCTTTTCTCAAGACAACCTACCAAGTGAAGTGCGTGTACCGGAGGGTAACAAAGTCGCCATGTTTACTGTTGCGGAAGGTAATATCACATGGGAGTGCAAAGTAGACAGTTCAAATGACAAGAGTGCAAAATGGGTATTTGCTGGTCCTCGAGCCATTTTAAGTGATAATAAAGGCAACCATTTAGTCTCTTATTTTGGTCCTCCTGCAACATGGGAATCTCTTGATGGTTCATCTATTACCGGTAAACAACTGGCCGTTTCCCCTTCAGATAAAGGCAGTATTCCGATGCAGTTAGTCAAAGCAAATGAGTCTATGCGTTCTGGTACATTAAAAGATGTCACTTATATACAGCGTATTAATTTAAAGGGCGGTGCTGCTCCAATGACAGGTTGTACTATGGACAAACTTGGTCATAAAGTCGTGGTTAACTACTCTGGTGAGTATTTATTCTGGAAACAAAAGTGA